In the Terriglobales bacterium genome, TATGTTCTCACGCCGGGCGGGGGCTTTGCATCCGCTGTACAATCGGAGAGAGCGAGCCGCCGCCATGCTGCGCATCTTCCGCCTGATGCTGCTGACCCTGATCCTGATGATGGTGGCGCTGGTGTCGGCGCTGATCACCATGCGCTTCGCCATCCACGGCCGGGAAGTGGAGATCCCCAAGGTGGTGGGGATGACCACGGCAGCCGCCCGCGAGCAAATGGGCTCCCACGGCCTGCGGCCCACGGTGGAAGACCGCTTCTACAGCAACGAGGTCCCGGAGGGACGCATCGTCTCGCAGGTTCCGCAGCCGGGCACCCGGGTGCGGCGCGGCTGGGAAGTGCGGGTGGCCGAGAGCCTGGGCCCGCAGCGGGTGATGGTCCCCGACGTCCTGGGGCAGAGCGAGCGCGCCGCCGAGATCAACCTGCAGCGCCGCGGCCTGGACGTAGGCACGGTGGCGGAGGGCCAGATCCCCGGCTTTCCCGCCGACCAGATCATCGCCCAGAGCCCGCCTCCCAACGCCCCCACCGCCTCTCCCAAGGTCAGCCTGCTGATCAACTCGGAGGACGGGTCGGAGAGCTACGTGATGCCGGACTTCACCGGCAGGCGCCTGGGCGACGCGGCCCACGCCGTGCAGGATGCGGGACTGCATCTCGTCGGTCCCGGAGCGACTCCGCAGAACGGAGCGCTGACCCCGGAGGCAGCGGCCAGGAACGCCGAGCTGGCGTGGGCAGTGATCGTGCACCAGTCGCCGCCAGCAGGGCAGAAGGTCACGGCCGACACTCCCATCCGCTTCGAGGTCGCGACCGAAGGCCCGGGCAACGGCAAGGAAAGCCCGGGCGGGGGCGCGCCCGTGCCCCCTAAGTAGCGGGAGGAGCTTCCAGCACCTCGCCCGGCTGCGGGCGATAGCCATGGAGGAAGTCGCGCGCGCTCATGCGCCTCTTGCCCTCCACCTGGACCTCCAGCAGTTCCACGCCGGTGTCCTGGCCGCATCCCGCCAGCAGACGCTCGCCCTGGACGGCGAGTTCGCCCGGGCGGACGTTAGGAAGGCGGTCGAGCGGCCGCGCGGCGTGCACCTGGAGATGCTTGCCGCGAAAGCCGGTCCAGGCCCCCGGCCAGGGCTGGAAGCCGCGCAAGCGGTTGCAGATCTCGACGGCAGGGCGCTGGAAGTCGATGCGTCCATCTTCTCTTTTCAACAAGGGGGCGAGCGTAGCGCGGGAGTGGTCCTGGGGGACAGGCTGGATGCTCCCCGCCAGCAGGCCGTGCAGGGTCTCGACCATGAGGGCGGCCCCCAGCTCCGCCAGGCGCGGCGCCAGGGTGACGGCGGTGTCCGCGGCGGCGATGGGGACTTCCTTCTGCAACAGGATGTCGCCGGTGTCGAGGCCGGGATCGATGCGCATGGTGGTCACCCCGGTCACGGTCTCGCCTGAGGCGATGGCCCACTGCACGGGCGCGGCCCCGCGATACTTGGGCAGCAGCGAGGCGTGCAGGTTGAGGTTGCCGAAGCGGGGGATCGCGATCATCCACG is a window encoding:
- a CDS encoding PASTA domain-containing protein, with translation MLRIFRLMLLTLILMMVALVSALITMRFAIHGREVEIPKVVGMTTAAAREQMGSHGLRPTVEDRFYSNEVPEGRIVSQVPQPGTRVRRGWEVRVAESLGPQRVMVPDVLGQSERAAEINLQRRGLDVGTVAEGQIPGFPADQIIAQSPPPNAPTASPKVSLLINSEDGSESYVMPDFTGRRLGDAAHAVQDAGLHLVGPGATPQNGALTPEAAARNAELAWAVIVHQSPPAGQKVTADTPIRFEVATEGPGNGKESPGGGAPVPPK
- the fmt gene encoding methionyl-tRNA formyltransferase, with the protein product MDLVFCGTPQFAVPTLDKLVEAGFRLRLVLTQPDRPSGRSLGLAPQPVKQRASELSLPLLQPDKIKNNLDLRAALESIQPDAIVVVGYGRIIPPWMIAIPRFGNLNLHASLLPKYRGAAPVQWAIASGETVTGVTTMRIDPGLDTGDILLQKEVPIAAADTAVTLAPRLAELGAALMVETLHGLLAGSIQPVPQDHSRATLAPLLKREDGRIDFQRPAVEICNRLRGFQPWPGAWTGFRGKHLQVHAARPLDRLPNVRPGELAVQGERLLAGCGQDTGVELLEVQVEGKRRMSARDFLHGYRPQPGEVLEAPPAT